One Rhizoctonia solani chromosome 2, complete sequence DNA segment encodes these proteins:
- a CDS encoding aldehyde dehydrogenase family protein, whose protein sequence is MMNTRATRSRGPASWDTHIPTLNSNRKNTTESLQSPIHFIASHSHPHIEFVSPHINHPSNPNIPFPDQIKIKDSTDGLKRDEYRDKVLSEISVLEECHASFLGYSDGHAAVSNGIRKVGVGYVIRAGKRTMSSSSVGIGPRANIYDAEMLGILLAFMKAKQIAENQGYRKIRVYCDNQSAVKSITDLSRHPCQYTSRAFVTAAKAFVAEHPERSIHITWVPGHNGIEGNETADRLANEGASVTPNPIFNRTITWAKEQATRKTIRSWKKAWYEHSESRINSKYYIPRPPALKLHPIFNSSKLGRDIECRLVQYLTGHGHYGEYHAQFHHDVDPRCACGESEETIFHLTTSCPATAGHRGILSLEAVAKFIAKTGIGRRRGGPQAAAQTMYAKTFEKSLLNLSLLLPRQEPVLRTIGLSVPSPRPSSEFEQIINMYSSRTSLAPTYGHIINGQETFSEKTTSVFNPATGLRLADVPVLSSSQLDEAVDAAERAFPMWASKTYEQRGSVLLEMAIIIESRVNQYKELLTSEQGKPHREALSEIMGAVHWFREAACLRLPEIIHEDSPRRKVITHHVPLGVTAAIIPWNYPILLAVWKIAPALLAGNTILVKPSPWTPLTTLSIIADLQRALPPGVLSGINGDEELGPLITAHPRIKKIAFTGSIQTGKLIMHSTSHDLKRITLELGK, encoded by the exons ATGATGAATACCCGCG CAACGCGGTCACGTGGCCCTGCATCATGggacacgcatatacccacccTTAACAGCAACAGAAAGAACACAACTGAGAGCTTACAATCCCCCATCCACTTCATTGCATCACACAGTCACCCACACATCGAATTTGTCTCGCCTCACATTAACCACCCATCCAACCCAAACATTCCATTCCCTGatcaaatcaaaatcaaggacTCCACTGACGGACTTAAGCGCGACGAATACCGCGACAAAGTCCTATCCGAAATCAGCGTACTGGAAGAGTGTCATGCCAGCTTTCTTGGCTACTCAGATGGGCACGCGGCGGTGTCCAATGGCATTCGGAAAGTCGGCGTCGGCTACGTTATACGTGCCGGAAAAAGGACTATGTCATCGTCGTCAGTTGGAATTGGACCGCGAGCCAACATTTATGATGCAGAAATGCTGGGAATATTATTAGCGTTCATGAAAGCTAAACAAATAGCCGAAAACCAAGGTTATCGCAAAATACGCGTATATTGCGACAACCAGTCCGCTGTTAAATCCATCACCGACCTATCACGACATCCGTGCCAGTACACATCCAGAGCATTCGTCAccgccgccaaggcattcGTGGCGGAACATCCAGAACGATCCATCCACATCACCTGGGTACCTGGGCACAACGGAATCGAAGGCAACGAAACAGCGGACCGATTGGCTAACGAGGGAGCTAGTGTGACTCCAAACCCCATATTCAATCGCACCATCACATGGGCGAAAGAACAGGCAACTCGCAAAACCATACGTTCATGGAAGAAAGCATGGTACGAACACTCGGAATCACGCATTAACTCGAAATATTACATACCCCGCCCACCCGCACTCAAACTACACCCCATTTTCAACTCAAGCAAGCTGGGCAGGGACATCGAGTGCCGCCTCGTACAATACCTCACCGGACACGGACATTACGGCGAGTACCATGCACAATTCCACCACGACGTAGATCCCAGATGCGCCTGCGGGGAGTCGGAGGAGACAATCTTTCATTTAACCACCTCCTGTCCCGCTACGGCGGGACACAGGGGGATACTCa GTCTCGAAGCAGTCGCAAAGTTCATAGCCAAGACGGGCATAggccgaagacgaggaggcccgCAGGCAGCCGCTCAAACCATGTA CGCCAAAACATTCGAGAAATCATTACTGAATCTCTCCCTACTTCTTCCACGTCAAGAACCAGTCCTTCGAACTATCGGGCTAAGTGTTCCCTCGCCCCGGCCTTCATCCGAGTTTGAGCAAATCATCAACATGTATTCTTCTAGAACTTCTCTCGCTCCTACATATGGTCACATAATTAACGGACAGGAAACTTTCTCTGAAAAGACAACTTCGGTTTTCAACCCGGCCACTGGCTTGCGTCTTGCTGACGTTCCCGTCTTAAGTTCAAGTCAGCTTGATGAAGCAGTAGATGCTGCCGAACGAGCCTTCCCCATGTGGGCAAGCAAGACGTATGAGCAACGCGGATCTGTGCTTCTAGAAATGGCTATCATTATTGAATCGCGCGTAAACCAATACAAGGAACTTTTGACGTCCGAGCAGGGTAAACCT CATCGTGAAGCGCTCTCCGAGATTATGGGAGCAGTGCATTGGTTTCGTGAGGCCGCCTGTCTCAGGTTACCCGAAATCATTCACGAGGACAGCCCCAGGCGAAAAGTTATTACCCACCACGTCCCTCTCGGAGTC ACAGCCGCTATAATTCCTTG GAATTATCCTATTCTTTTGGCGGTATGGAAAATCGCACCTGCTCTACTTGCCGGGAACACGATCTTGGTTAAGCCAAGCCCATGGACCCCATTGACAACCCTTTCTATCATCGCCGA CTTACAGCGCGCATTACCACCTGGCGTTCTAAGTGGAATCAATGGGGATGAAGAGCTTGGGCCACTGATCACTGCCCATCCG
- a CDS encoding Fungal specific transcription factor domain produces the protein MDFTTSHQAVAGPSTHDLPNWPGTTSSQYTSGKRGLDDGDGDGGETDEDEGKPGEEVPKKRRRRQALSCTECKRRKIKCDRQHPCGPCVRRTEADKCHWNVVEPSDKYILRTEWDGLQRRVEALERGKNEVGSQRRGDASSIKSVAPEVNREPPSNLVRSPSHLSRSQTLPSHPEPTNARIARLEAFIAVFAPEAWARFQAEEAGQSGGVGSDDFDRRGEERVSASRTQLMDWRSVRSEDERSSTALGSTSLRAPRSEPSISPLVPPRREDGLPPIQPPNSHHASSHHPAASARYSPLPPHPYSRTPPTQHQEHYARPLLPRGSSDQPPSSSSSNSHFPARSLDGPLPGPRTLGLGIVPGFGGPKSEGGVSSRQINESWDAPLSSRVLPPPLPSPRSRASGATSVTSTVFSEGRRPSDPSPFGRYDSFGSKYEVPKQTEPSSKQDRQDDPGPPQVFLSFPMSYHSDERAALLASVLGKSEMAIEDGAVPSRTMCDKIVDYYFGRVAWNHNLVDPAAFREAYNAFFSSPSDKRHAPFIALLLAILCVALGNMTPERAIREGICQNQAHWKRRCDAYWRASQRALGANDIARSKPIELAQTLVMLLYCNQSLDDNGWEYSAHFVAFAVRIGHSMGLSKLGSEAIGRVPPPGLRERELRRRVWWNIVFMDWYLSPSVGHSYLIHPAQCTTAFPANLEWEEMVDGRRFEPRPRNQWTGAAFLIAKAEVSESVRELSDHINAGQALTYDFLLAYEHRVNERLGLVAPCLLQRDHILERDDRVAWERIMLTIGLNNRCIRLHRRYMLRGYTVLEYRGSTEKCINAAKSMLHIYQEAQSIDFPGITWWVVCMHSFAAAVVLLMDQFYARTAVGGETPPPAEMETRRRHIFQAISLLSVVGNTNNLARRAARVLAILADELAPMDRLRDHPGDAHLGSWVSAGLGPATVPDAELQAAPVSVRGMPPEIEAFWTRVFELDLPVAEDPRDDRSNH, from the exons ATGGATTTCACTACATCCCACCAAGCAGTAGCTGGCCCTAGTACTCATGATCTACCAAACTGGCCTGGAACAACTTCATCCCAGTACACGAGCGGGAAGAGGGGGCTAGATGATGGGGACGGAGATGGCGGCGAAActgacgaggacgagggaAAGCCTGGGGAAGAAGTACCCAAGAAAAGGCGACGAAG ACAAGCACTTTCGTGTACAGAATGCAAACGGCGCAAAATCAAGTGCGACAGACAACATCCTTGTGGCCCCTGTGTGCGACGTACTGAGGCGGACAAATGTCACTGGAACGTTGTCGAACCTTCAGACAAATACATTTTGCGTACTGAGTGGGATGGACTTCAACGCCGGGTCGAGGCTCTGGAACGAGGGAAAAACGAGGTCGGGTCTCAGCGTCGAGGAGATGCATCGTCTATCAAGAGTGTTGCCCCCGAGGTCAATAGGGAGCCTCCCTCCAATCTTGTTCGGTCGCCTAGTCACCTCTCTCGAAGCCAGACTCTTCCTTCACATCCAGAACCTACTAATGCTCGTATTGCCCGCCTCGAGGCCTTCATTGCTGTATTCGCTCCTGAAGCGTGGGCCCGGTTTCAAGCGGAAGAAGCGGGTCAATCAGGTGGAGTTGGATCAGACGATTTTGACAGGAGAGGAGAGGAGAGGGTTTCGGCTTCGAGAACACAGCTGATGGACTGGCGTTCCGTTCGTTCAGAGGATGAGCGCTCCTCGACTGCCCTAGGAAGTACTAGTTTGCGTGCACCACGCTCCGAACCTAGTATTTCTCCCCTGGTCCCTCCCAGACGCGAGGATGGTCTACCCCCGATTCAGCCCCCCAATTCACACCATGCGTCATCGCACCACCCCGCGGCATCGGCCAGATACTCTCCGCTCCCCCCACATCCCTACAGCCGTACACCTCCAACTCAGCATCAAGAACACTATGCCCGGCCGCTGCTTCCTCGAGGATCCTCAGaccagcccccatcatctTCCTCCAGCAATTCTCATTTCCCGGCCCGTTCGCTTGATGGACCGTTACCTGGTCCCCGGACATTAGGGTTGGGAATTGTCCCTGGGTTCGGGGGCCCAAAGAGCGAAGGGGGTGTATCATCCAGGCAG ATAAATGAATCATGGGATGCCCCTCTCTCGTCACGTGTTCTTCCACCCCCACTCCCTTCTCCTCGGAGCCGCGCGAGTGGTGCGACAAGTGTGACATCTACTGTTTTTTCAGAGGGGCGGAGGCCAAGCGACCCTAGTCCATTTGGAAGATACGATAGTTTTGGAAGCAAATATGAGGTTCCAAAGCAGACAGAACCTAGTTCAAAACAAGACAGGCAAGACGATCCCGGCCCCCCTCAGGTGTTTCTCTCATTTCCTATGTCCTATCACTCAGACGAGAGGGCCGCGTTACTGGCCAGCGTCTTGGGGAAATCCGAGATGGCAATTGAAGACGGTGCTGTGCCGAGCCGCACAATGTGCGATAAGATTGTAGATTACTAT TTCGGTCGTGTGGCTTGGAATCATAATTTGGTTGACCCCGCAGCTTTTCGAGAAGCATACAATGCCTTTTTCAGCTCGCCCTCGGATAAACGACATGCTCCGTTTATTGCTCTGCTCCTTGCTATTCTTTGTGTTGCGCTAGGGAACATGACTCCTGAGCGGGCAATTCGTGAGGGCATATGTCAAAATCAGGCACACTGGAAGCGACGTTGCGATGCGTACTGGCGGGCGTCCCAAAGAGCTCTGGGTGCCAATGACATTGCCCGTAGCAAACCAATTGAGCTGGCTCAAACTTTAGTAATGCTACTGTATTGCAATCAAAGTCTAGATGATAATGG CTGGGAATACTCTGCTCACTTTGTGGCATTCGCTGTTAGGATTGGGCACAGCATGGGCCTCTCAAAACTCGGCTCAGAAGCCATTGGCCGCGTTCCTCCGCCCGGTCTACGCGAACGAGAACTTCGAAGGCGAGTTTGGTGGAATATCGTGTTTATGGATTGGTATCTATCTCCGAGTGTCGGTCATTCCTATCTCATCCATCCCGCACAATGTACCACGGCCTTTCCCGCTAATCTGGAATGGGAAGAAATGGTGGACGGAAGGCGTTTCGAGCCAAGACCTCGGAACCAATGGACCGGGGCAGCATTTTTGATTGCCAAAGCGGAAGTCTCAGAGTCTGTCAGAGAATTG TCGGATCATATAAATGCAGGTCAAGCCCTCACATACGACTTTCTCTTAGCCTACGAGCACAGAGTGAACGAACGGCTTGGTCTTGTCGCTCCATGCCTCCTACAACGTGACCACATTCTTGAGCGTGACGATCGGGTAGCG TGGGAACGTATCATGTTGACGATTGGGCTTAATAATCGTTGCATCAGGTTGCACCGGAGGTATATGCTACGTGGTTATACTGTTTTGGAGTATCGTGGGTCCACAGAGAAATGTATCAATGCAGCCAAGAGTATGCTGCACATCTACCAAGAAGCGCAATCTATTGATTTTCCTGGAATTACC TGGTGGGTTGTATGTATGCACAGTTTTGCCGCGGCGGTAGTGCTGCTCATGGACCAGTTCTATGCACGGACTGCTGTTGGCGGCGAAACCCCTCCGCCAGCGGAAATGGAAACCCGGCGTCGACACATCTTCCAAGCCATTAGTTTACTGAGCGTTGTCGGGAATACCAACAATCTTGCAAGACGAGCCGCAAGAGTCCTTGCCATACTTGCCGACGAACTCGCCC CAATGGATAGGCTTAGAGATCATCCTGGGGATGCACATCTAGGAAGTTGGGTATCCGCAGGATTGGGACCTGCGACTGTACCAGATGCAGAACTTCAAGCTGCGCCTGTTAGTGTCCGAGGCATGCCGCCCGAAATCGAAGCCTTTTGGACTCGGGTGTTTGAGCTAGATCTTCCAGTAGCAGAGGATCCTAGAGATGATAGAAGTAATCACTAA